In Helianthus annuus cultivar XRQ/B chromosome 3, HanXRQr2.0-SUNRISE, whole genome shotgun sequence, a single window of DNA contains:
- the LOC110931756 gene encoding uncharacterized protein LOC110931756: protein MEWCNWIPAKVNIHMWRSEMDRIPTAEALKKRNVQWLPDPKGEFSVKAVKKLLFEEAGQGIIFTMEWCNWIPAKVDFHMWRSEMDRIPTAEALKKRNVQVSDSSCMLCNSAEETTEHIFIACQAATIVWNGISTWCKIPNIFAFSIKDLLGIHKEIRGSEKKKDAIQGIKSIVCWSLWRARNNAKFSNIPVRIENILSEVKALGFLYFSSRSKHKG from the exons ATGGAGTGGTGTAATTGGATCCCCGCTAAAGTTAACATTCACATGTGGAGGTCGGAAATGGATAGAATCCCTACGGCTGAAGCGTTAAAGAAAAGAAACGTTCAG TGGTTACCAGATCCGAAGGGGGAATTTTCAGTCAAAGCCGTGAAAAAGTTACTGTTCGAGGAGGCGGGACAAGGAATTATCTTCACTATGGAGTGGTGTAATTGGATCCCCGCTAAAGTTGACTTTCACATGTGGAGGTCGGAAATGGATAGAATCCCTACGGCCGAAGCGTTAAAGAAAAGAAACGTTCAGGTCAGTGATTCTTCATGTATGTTGTGCAACTCAGCCGAAGAAACAACAGAGCACATCTTCATTGCATGTCAAGCCGCGACGATCGTTTGGAACGGAATTAGCACTTGGTGTAAGATTCCTAATATCTTCGCTTTCTCGATTAAAGATCTTCTTGGTATTCACAAAGAGATTAGAGGTTCAGAGAAGAAGAAGGACGCGATTCAAGGAATTAAATCGATTGTCTGTTGGAGTTTGTGGCGAGCTAGAAATAACGCTAAATTTTCCAACATCCCGGTTAGGATAGAAAATATATTGAGTGAGGTTAAAGCCTTAGGTTTTCTTTATTTTTCAAGTAGATCAAAACACAAAGGATAG